GTAGCCGAGGTTCAGGTGCAGCGCCCCACGGTCAACAGTGTGCGTGGCGATCAGCGTCACGTCGCCGCCGACCCGGCCATTGCCGAAACCCTTTTCATCATCGCCGGTCGGCAGTGAAATGCCTGGCTTCAACGCGAAACTCGTCCGCTTGTCATCGCTCTCAAAAAAGCGCCACTTGAGCTGAAGCGACAGGTCGCCGATGCCGTTCTCGTCACGAACAGTCTGGCCATTCACCCGCACCTTCGACCAACTCCACGGCACACCTGCCACAAGGTCGATGGTATCAGAAAGACCGTACGAAAACGTGGTGGCCAGCTCCCACTCTTTTTCGCGGACGGAATCGCCATTGACTGTTTCGTGATCGCGGGCGTACTCCATCCCGGCTTCGATCTGGAATTTCCCGGCTCCCTGCGTTCCGGTATCATCGGTTTCGAGCGGCATCGCCGCAAAGGTAGGCGCGGAGCACAACATGCCCGCGAGGACGAGTGAAGAAGCTTTGGAAAATGAGAGGTTCATCGATCTGTAATTTTATGGGTTACACAGAGCTTATGGGTTACACAGAGCAAGGCGCTCCAGAAACTCAAAGAACATAAAACTTATTTGGACAAATTAAAAATAAAAAATCCCGCGAACAACGGTGCTGAAAGGTTGCGACAAGGTGCCGGAAAACGGGATGACCAGAAAAGACCGAGAAAGGGCCTACAAGAAGCACGACTTTTCAGGAACTATCAAGGCCGTTTCGGGCTTAATGAGGTACTTCCAAAAAGGAGGTACTTCCAAAAAGCAAAATCAAACGCAACAGAACAAAAGTACAAGGAGCGCTAAACCATGTCACAACAAGTTGATGACGACCTCTATTATGACATCTCAATGCCGCTGCTCGGGGACGATTTTCCGGAACTGAAGGTTCAAACAACGCATGGCCCGATGAACATTCCGGGAGACCTGAAAGGCTCGTGGTTCGTGCTTTTCAGCCACCCGGCTGACTTTACGCCGGTCTGCACGACAGAGTTTGTCGCATTCCAGCAGCGGGTAGAGGCGTTTGAAAAGATCGGCTGCAAGCTCATCGGCATGAGCGTCGATCAGGTCTTCTCGCACATCAAGTGGGTCGAGTGGATCAAGGAGAATCTCGATGTTGACATCACCTTCCCGATCGTGGCGGCCAACGACCGTATCGCGAACAAACTTGGGATGTTGCATCCCGGCAAAGGCACGAACACCGTCCGCGCAGTTTTCGTAGGCGACCCGAACGGCAAGGTACGCCTCGTGCTTTACTATCCACAGGAGATCGGACGGAACATGGACGAGATTCTGCGCGCCGTCAAGGTCTTGCAGATTTCCGACAGCAACAAGGTTGCCATGCCTGCTGACTGGCCAAACAACTTGCTCATCAAGGATCACGTGATCATTCCGCCAGCAAACAACGTCGAAGACGCCAAAAAGCGCAAGGAGCAGCAATACGACTGCTACGACTGGTGGTTCTGCCACAAGCCGCTCGACAAGTAAGCCGGTAAGTCGAAGTGATCGAAAACGAAACAGCCCCGGAACTGTCACAAAACCAGTTCCAGGGCTGATCTGTTTTTGCTCCGGTTATAAAAAAGGTCAAAGTATTTAAACCCTGAAATTCTTTCTCCTTGTCATTCTGAGTCCGACTTGTCGGGACTATCGCATGAGTCCGCTTCGCTCCATTCAGAATGACAGCCCCTTTTTCGGCAACTCTGCGAAATTATTGCGGCCGAAGCAGTATAAGCAGACAAGGTCAGCGATCCGGCCTGACTACTTGCGGGCGACAAGCCTCCCCCGCCCTACCTTTCCGGCTGCCGAAGCGTCGCGCCAGAGCATAATGCCCTGCTCGACGGCGTCGTACATCTCCTGACCGTAGTTGTCCACGATGGCTTGCCGGTACTGGTTCTGCACCATATCGAGGTAGCCTTGCACATGCGCTGCGAAATCGGGCGTGAGGTCTTCTTTTTCGATGACCGTCAAGCCAGCCTGTTCGGCGAGCATGGCGTAGCCGTCGAGCGTCTCCATGTAGGGAAAGACCATGAAGGTGTTCAGCGCTGTCAACTCTTCGTCGGTCATCGGGCCAGCCTCCAGCCAGTCGGTGAAGGCGAGCACACCGCCCGGCTTGAGCACGCGGGCGCACTCCCCGATGAGGCGCTGCTTGTCGGTGATGTAGCACCAGGCGTCCTGCCCCCACACCACGTCGAAGCTGCTGGCGGGAAACGGCATGTCGAGCGCGTTGCCCAAAACGTAATCGATCTTGCCGGACAGGCCAGCCTCGATCGTGCGGCGGATCGCCTCCGCGTGCATCCGCTGCGTGGCGTCGAGGCCGGTGACGCGGCAGCCGTAATTTTTCGCCAGATACCGCGCCGGGCCGCCGAGTGCGCTGCACACGTCAAGCAGATGCGTCTCCGCCGTGACCCCGGCCTTCCGCGCCAGTACGTCAGTTTCCGCTTCCGCGCCGACGTGAATCTGCTCGCCCATCAGCATCTCCCAGAGGATTCCGCCCGCGCCGTCGTACACTTCGTTGACGTTGGCGATGTTGACATCGAGTTTATACTTCGCCATAAAAACCTCTCGTTCTTGATTGATAAAGCTATTACTCCTGCAATGAAAACTCTTCAACAATTGCCAACTCTTCAACAATTGCCCTGTCCCGAAAACTTTCGGGACAGGGTTTACGGATAAAACAAAATGAATCAGGGCTTTAGCCCAATTTCTTCATCTGTTGACTTTTGCAAATTATTGTTGACCGAGAAAGAGTCTGACGTTAGCGCAGTCCGGATCAGCCAGCACTTCGGGTCGAGGCCGTCCGCGTCGCCGCTGTAGTGATACGCGCTGGCCCGACAACCCCAGCAGTGAGCGTTGTTGACGCAGTCGTTACACGGATTGGGCAGGTTCTGCACGTCGTGCAGTGCGGCGTGAACGAGCGTGTCGAGATGCCGGGCGACAATGTCGCGGAACGGCGTCGTGCGGATGTTGGCCACGCCCTCGCGGATGACCGAGCACGGAGTGACGTCGCCGGTGAACGTTACCGTAGCCATCGTGCCGCAGTAATATTTGTCGGTGTCCATCGCCGCGATGGAGATGTTGTCGCCGCCGTAATCGATGCGATCGCGCTCGGTATAGACGCGCTGCACCTCGTCGAGTTGCGGCTCCAGCGAGCGCCACTCCGCGCCCATCCCGGCGGGATTGAACATCGTCAGGCAGGTGCGCAGGCCCTTCTCGCAGAACCACCAGCGCATGGTTTTGATAGCGTCCTCCGGCCCCTGCAACGACGTGTAGGTGATGCAGTTAATCATCATGTCGGCGGGCTTGCCGAGCGCGAGCAGGTTATCGACGCCTTCGACGATGGCCTCGATGAAGTGCGGATTCCCGCCGCGATGCAGCTTCGCATAGACCTCCGGCGTAATGGAATCGACGTGCACCGATACGAAGCCACCCTCGCTCACCTCGTGCACTCGGGCCGCGACCTCCTTGCTCTTCAGCGGCAAGCCGCTCGTCCAGACGTTGTTGACGAGGCCCAACGAGCGGGCATACTGCATCAACTCGTACCAATCCGGGCGGACGAGCGGATCGCCACCCAGCCAGTCAATGGCGCGAATTTCCAGCGCCGCCGCATCGCGGAGCAGGCCGCGGATTTCATCTGAGGTAAGACCATGGTGCTCGCGGGGAGTCGAACCGGCGTAACAGAAAATGCACCCCTGCTGGCAGGCATCGGTGGTTTCGATTTGCAGCGCGTAAAGCCGCTTCTCCGCAAAATACCGTTTCTGCTCATCCTCCCGACCAGCAGCCAGCCCGCCATACCGCTTCAGATGATCGTTAATGCAACCCGCCATACGGTTCATCTCCCTGTTGATTGATGCTGTTACAAACACAGTAAACTCTCTTCAAACAGGTCGTTAACGCTGAAAAAGTTTCCTTCAGACATGGTTTGCGGAGAGAGACCGTGCTGAAAATTCAAGCGGTTTTTTGAGGCGAGTGCGACAATTTCGCCGATATGACGTTGCCGCTTACGTCATAAATAACTACATTAACCTATGCGATACCCCAAATTTTCGCATATATACCCCTCCCGTTCGGGAACCCCTATACCCCTTCAATCCAAACGGAGAAAAAAATCATGAAAGCCAAAGCAACAGCTATCGGCATTTTGTTTACCGCCCTCGCCTGGACAGGCGCAAATGCTGCCGTCATCAGCCACAACGACATAACCGGTACTAACCCCGGTCTTCAAAATCCCTATACGACGGGGATAACAAGTGATTATTCTGATGACATCACAGCCTCAGGAATCGGGCGTGTTGGCCTCACGGGAAAAACCGCTGATGATCGCTATAATGCGAGTGGCTGGTCAACCGGAGCGCTGGACACCGGCAAATATTTCACTTTCACGCTGGACGCGAATGATGGTTACGCAATCAACTTCAGCAGTTTTGAATATCGCGCTCAGAGATCGAACACTGGGCCAACATCCTTCGCATTCAGGTCAAGCATTGATGGGTTCACGACAAACATTGGTTCGCCAACAGCAACAGGCGCGACAATCGACCTGACCGCTCCGCAGTTCCAACATCTGACAAACCCTATTGAGTTTCGCCTTTATGGTTATGATTCTGGAAGTGGAAATGGCACCTTCAGCGTCAACGACTACACCTTTAACGGCACCGTTGAAGCCGTTCCAGAACCCGGTACGCTGGCGCTTGTCGGAGTCGGCTCGCTGCTGATGCTCGGCCATGCACGGCACACTCGCAAAAGGATGGACATAATGGCGTAACGTCTGAATTTTTCAGCACCTCCGAGATCAGGTCTGACTTGTTTGCTCTGAGAGCGTCAACATTAAACAAGCCAGACCTGCTCCCTTTTTCCCCGCCTTTTCCTTCACCCAAAAATATCAGGCGATCAACGCGGTTTCCGCAGCTTTGAACAGTTTGAAGCGCTCCTGAAGACCGACCGTGCCGCCATTGATTATTTTGGTGATCGTGGTGAAATCTTCGAGATCGTTATCGCCCGTGCGATCATCGGCAAGCTCATTAAGGCCGTGTGACGCCCAGAACCACGCGGCGGACATCGCGGCAACCGCCGGTTCGGTCAGCTGATCGGGATGGTTCAGTAAATCTATGCCAAGCGCTTTCGAGGCAGACTCGTAATTCGAGCGCCCGGTAAGCTGAATCAGGCCGCGCCCCCGGAACCGGTAGCCATCGCCGGACGACTCCGGGCCATTGCCGATTCTGTTTGCATACACATAATTCGCGAGCTTTTCCGGATTTCGTTCATACTTCTCGGCTATGGCGAGGGTGGGAAATCGTTTCGGCCACACCTTCATCAAGCGAGCCGCAGAGTAGGAAAGCTTCTCTTCGAGCACGTTCAGGTGATTTGACTCATGCCCGGTATTGAGTCAGAAACGACGCCACGCGCGCTTCGCTGTTAATGGCATATTTTTCTAACGCAGGAATCAACGCCGCAACCCACTCCTCCGGCTTCTTGCAGTCAGGCAATGCCACTTTCAGCAGATCGACCGTAATCAATGACATAACGCTCTCCCGTTGTGAACTAGTTATGAGAGGAACTGCAAACACTATACAACACTAACCGTATAATTTACTGGAAAAACTCTCTCTTGTATTCAATTTCACTATCGGAAAGCCAAAGTTTTTCGCACCTCACAATCAGTCCACTCCTC
The nucleotide sequence above comes from Chlorobaculum tepidum TLS. Encoded proteins:
- a CDS encoding transporter → MNLSFSKASSLVLAGMLCSAPTFAAMPLETDDTGTQGAGKFQIEAGMEYARDHETVNGDSVREKEWELATTFSYGLSDTIDLVAGVPWSWSKVRVNGQTVRDENGIGDLSLQLKWRFFESDDKRTSFALKPGISLPTGDDEKGFGNGRVGGDVTLIATHTVDRGALHLNLGYEYNNYSIAEVRESSRKSIWRASLAGEVEVAKRLKAVADIGVETNEERDSDTNPAYILGGLIYGVSDDVDLDFGVKGGLNDAETDTTWLAGITMRF
- a CDS encoding peroxiredoxin, which produces MSQQVDDDLYYDISMPLLGDDFPELKVQTTHGPMNIPGDLKGSWFVLFSHPADFTPVCTTEFVAFQQRVEAFEKIGCKLIGMSVDQVFSHIKWVEWIKENLDVDITFPIVAANDRIANKLGMLHPGKGTNTVRAVFVGDPNGKVRLVLYYPQEIGRNMDEILRAVKVLQISDSNKVAMPADWPNNLLIKDHVIIPPANNVEDAKKRKEQQYDCYDWWFCHKPLDK
- a CDS encoding methyltransferase domain-containing protein, producing MAKYKLDVNIANVNEVYDGAGGILWEMLMGEQIHVGAEAETDVLARKAGVTAETHLLDVCSALGGPARYLAKNYGCRVTGLDATQRMHAEAIRRTIEAGLSGKIDYVLGNALDMPFPASSFDVVWGQDAWCYITDKQRLIGECARVLKPGGVLAFTDWLEAGPMTDEELTALNTFMVFPYMETLDGYAMLAEQAGLTVIEKEDLTPDFAAHVQGYLDMVQNQYRQAIVDNYGQEMYDAVEQGIMLWRDASAAGKVGRGRLVARK
- a CDS encoding radical SAM protein — translated: MAGCINDHLKRYGGLAAGREDEQKRYFAEKRLYALQIETTDACQQGCIFCYAGSTPREHHGLTSDEIRGLLRDAAALEIRAIDWLGGDPLVRPDWYELMQYARSLGLVNNVWTSGLPLKSKEVAARVHEVSEGGFVSVHVDSITPEVYAKLHRGGNPHFIEAIVEGVDNLLALGKPADMMINCITYTSLQGPEDAIKTMRWWFCEKGLRTCLTMFNPAGMGAEWRSLEPQLDEVQRVYTERDRIDYGGDNISIAAMDTDKYYCGTMATVTFTGDVTPCSVIREGVANIRTTPFRDIVARHLDTLVHAALHDVQNLPNPCNDCVNNAHCWGCRASAYHYSGDADGLDPKCWLIRTALTSDSFSVNNNLQKSTDEEIGLKP
- a CDS encoding PEP-CTERM sorting domain-containing protein, whose translation is MKAKATAIGILFTALAWTGANAAVISHNDITGTNPGLQNPYTTGITSDYSDDITASGIGRVGLTGKTADDRYNASGWSTGALDTGKYFTFTLDANDGYAINFSSFEYRAQRSNTGPTSFAFRSSIDGFTTNIGSPTATGATIDLTAPQFQHLTNPIEFRLYGYDSGSGNGTFSVNDYTFNGTVEAVPEPGTLALVGVGSLLMLGHARHTRKRMDIMA
- a CDS encoding glycoside hydrolase family 19 protein, which gives rise to MLEEKLSYSAARLMKVWPKRFPTLAIAEKYERNPEKLANYVYANRIGNGPESSGDGYRFRGRGLIQLTGRSNYESASKALGIDLLNHPDQLTEPAVAAMSAAWFWASHGLNELADDRTGDNDLEDFTTITKIINGGTVGLQERFKLFKAAETALIA